In the Aneurinibacillus soli genome, one interval contains:
- a CDS encoding N-acetylmuramoyl-L-alanine amidase, translating into MKKHNWLFLALMLVIGLIMPGAVKAEVPMTLVVNGSVVKPDVPPQFVEERTFVPLYFAGQAYGADVTWDESSHTVTVNDRKGKIITMNPGFRTAYINGAKVILDQAPLVINNRTMIPLRQIGEWLGATVGWDQASSTVIVNSKQSLAINGRTLTAPVYQLPYGRFVSINEMAKPLGYTVSTGNGKVVLEQGTEKYTIAQADASNTNGWRLIDGQYALTPEFLSQVIGAKASWNEAGTAGTLDKLQRITGFSVTDNGVRVETEGKMTFSHFYLDSPDRIVIDFNHARIDESMPAPAVSGKVKAVRFSQYSTAPDRVRVVVEMTKHFGYEVSAADGATNVRITDNVIAPVVPTPVPTPTPQPTPPTTNNGTFTIVLDAGHGGKDTGAIGTANNTEKSLVLAVTKRMKPLLEQNKNFKVIMTREGDTYPTLDDRVNLANSVNADLFMAIHANSGPVSAHGTETYYTAARSKELASIVHRHLIEATGFTDRGVKTANYYVTKNTNMPSTLIEIGFLTNTSDNKQMLDADFQQRVAEAMVAAITEYYNLHH; encoded by the coding sequence ATGAAAAAACATAATTGGCTGTTCCTGGCATTGATGCTGGTCATTGGCCTGATCATGCCGGGAGCAGTAAAAGCTGAGGTGCCAATGACGCTGGTTGTCAACGGGAGCGTTGTAAAACCAGATGTACCACCACAGTTTGTTGAAGAACGTACATTTGTGCCATTATATTTTGCGGGACAAGCGTACGGAGCAGATGTTACATGGGATGAGTCGAGTCATACGGTTACAGTTAATGACCGTAAAGGCAAGATCATTACGATGAATCCGGGTTTTCGCACGGCGTATATCAATGGTGCGAAAGTGATACTGGATCAGGCGCCGCTTGTGATTAACAACCGGACCATGATACCGCTGCGCCAAATTGGCGAATGGCTGGGAGCGACAGTCGGTTGGGACCAGGCATCAAGCACCGTTATCGTTAACAGTAAGCAGTCGCTTGCTATTAACGGTCGTACTTTGACAGCACCTGTATACCAGCTGCCGTACGGTCGTTTCGTATCCATTAATGAAATGGCCAAGCCGCTTGGGTATACCGTAAGTACCGGGAACGGGAAAGTGGTTCTCGAACAAGGAACAGAGAAGTACACCATTGCACAAGCTGATGCCTCAAATACGAACGGATGGCGCCTGATTGATGGACAATATGCGCTTACGCCAGAGTTTCTTTCACAAGTAATCGGAGCGAAGGCAAGCTGGAACGAAGCAGGAACGGCAGGCACATTGGACAAGCTGCAACGCATTACCGGATTTTCTGTGACAGATAACGGGGTACGGGTAGAGACAGAAGGGAAGATGACGTTCAGTCACTTCTATCTGGATAGTCCGGATCGGATCGTTATTGATTTTAACCACGCGCGTATAGACGAGTCGATGCCTGCCCCAGCGGTGAGCGGCAAGGTGAAGGCGGTACGCTTTAGCCAGTACAGCACAGCTCCAGATCGAGTACGTGTCGTCGTTGAGATGACGAAGCATTTCGGATACGAGGTATCAGCAGCTGACGGAGCAACGAATGTACGTATTACGGATAACGTTATCGCACCGGTCGTGCCAACACCAGTACCGACACCAACACCACAGCCGACTCCGCCGACAACAAATAATGGTACATTCACTATCGTTTTGGATGCGGGACACGGTGGAAAAGACACCGGTGCAATTGGAACGGCGAATAATACGGAGAAATCACTTGTTCTAGCTGTTACGAAGCGGATGAAGCCGCTGCTTGAGCAGAACAAAAATTTCAAAGTGATTATGACACGGGAAGGCGATACATACCCAACGCTTGACGATCGAGTTAACCTGGCAAATAGCGTGAATGCGGATCTATTCATGGCGATTCATGCGAATTCGGGCCCGGTGAGTGCTCATGGTACAGAGACGTATTATACAGCGGCCCGCAGCAAGGAGCTTGCCTCCATCGTACATCGCCACTTGATTGAGGCGACCGGCTTTACTGACCGGGGTGTGAAGACAGCTAACTACTACGTAACGAAAAACACAAACATGCCGTCAACATTGATCGAAATCGGATTTTTGACTAATACATCTGATAACAAGCAAATGCTGGACGCAGATTTCCAGCAGCGCGTCGCAGAAGCGATGGTAGCAGCGATTACCGAGTATTACAACTTGCATCACTAG
- a CDS encoding YjfB family protein, whose product MYSVRTYPTISAKRGDHMDIAALSTSLSSASLSNQVGVSVLKKAMDTQTAQSTEMIQLMEQSVTPHIGQSLDLKI is encoded by the coding sequence ATGTATAGTGTACGCACGTATCCAACCATTTCAGCGAAAAGAGGTGATCATATGGATATTGCTGCACTGTCTACCTCGCTATCGTCGGCTTCCCTGTCCAATCAGGTCGGTGTATCGGTTCTGAAAAAAGCGATGGACACACAAACTGCCCAGAGCACGGAGATGATTCAGCTTATGGAGCAAAGCGTTACGCCCCATATCGGCCAAAGTCTTGACCTGAAGATTTAA
- a CDS encoding phosphodiester glycosidase family protein, which produces MLYPNSKQLERVSKRRSFSPATLWQRALAKRWIRSMVFVTYGFVVLLMCALGWFYFTKQGTHVRGIVAEAVYTSKQTKYTWLLVGQSGVEKIKESFLRQAEENYLAKQNMSLVKVATPPSSELVPSQLVRVEDIKGENYVGKIMYVKDPRYIHVVASNNPGGEKLSNMAIRHNSLAAINGGGFFLADKQASMSGPEYENIDYIMEPLGIVMSEGKLVEGTNQPTNDIVGFTNRGVLISGRYTSEEMNKLGVREAVSFLPRLIVNGKRMITENDGGWGVGPRTAIAQKADGTVMFLVIDGRAIHSFGATLRDVQEELLARGAVNAVNLDGGSSSGMYYKGKLITTPSGIHGEKPLPNAFVVYNPEAEPDGVAAAMEQGKPRS; this is translated from the coding sequence GTGTTATATCCTAATTCGAAACAATTGGAACGTGTAAGCAAGCGGCGTTCATTCTCGCCTGCGACTCTCTGGCAGAGAGCTCTTGCAAAGCGTTGGATTCGTTCCATGGTATTTGTCACATATGGCTTTGTTGTACTGTTGATGTGTGCGCTTGGCTGGTTTTACTTTACCAAGCAAGGGACACATGTGCGCGGGATCGTAGCAGAGGCGGTCTATACATCGAAACAAACAAAATACACCTGGCTCCTTGTTGGACAAAGCGGGGTAGAAAAAATTAAAGAGAGCTTCCTTCGCCAGGCAGAAGAAAACTACCTTGCCAAACAGAATATGAGCTTGGTAAAGGTGGCGACGCCTCCAAGCTCTGAACTTGTGCCATCGCAGCTTGTACGCGTAGAAGATATTAAAGGGGAAAACTACGTCGGCAAGATTATGTACGTCAAAGATCCACGCTACATTCATGTAGTGGCAAGTAATAACCCGGGCGGTGAGAAGCTAAGCAACATGGCGATACGCCACAATTCGCTCGCTGCGATTAATGGCGGGGGGTTCTTCCTGGCGGATAAGCAAGCGAGCATGAGTGGACCGGAATATGAGAACATCGACTATATCATGGAGCCACTAGGCATTGTGATGAGTGAAGGGAAGCTAGTTGAAGGTACGAACCAGCCAACGAATGATATTGTTGGTTTTACTAATCGCGGTGTGCTAATCAGCGGTCGTTACACATCTGAAGAGATGAATAAGCTCGGTGTGCGAGAAGCGGTTAGTTTCTTGCCGCGTTTAATTGTGAATGGCAAACGGATGATTACGGAGAATGACGGAGGATGGGGAGTAGGACCGCGTACGGCAATTGCCCAGAAGGCTGATGGAACCGTGATGTTTCTCGTGATTGATGGTCGTGCAATTCACAGCTTTGGTGCCACCTTGCGCGATGTGCAGGAAGAACTGCTTGCGCGTGGTGCGGTGAATGCTGTAAATCTAGATGGCGGATCTTCATCTGGTATGTATTACAAGGGCAAGCTCATTACTACACCATCCGGCATACATGGAGAGAAACCGCTGCCGAATGCATTCGTGGTATATAATCCAGAAGCAGAACCAGACGGCGTAGCCGCTGCGATGGAACAGGGCAAGCCGCGTTCATAA
- the nth gene encoding endonuclease III has translation MLTNAQMRRILDTFAEMFPDAHCELTHSNPFELTIAVLLSAQCTDALVNKVTPNLFAKYKTPQDYLNVPLEELEQDIRSIGLYRNKAKNIQKLARLLLDEYGGEIPETHVDLVRLPGVGRKTANVVVSTAFGVPAIAVDTHVERVSKRLGIARWKDTPVQVEETLMKRVPQEEWSLTHHRMIFFGRYHCKAQNPQCQVCPLVDLCREGKKRMKEKVKNN, from the coding sequence ATGCTGACAAACGCTCAAATGCGCCGAATTCTTGATACATTTGCTGAGATGTTTCCTGATGCGCATTGTGAATTAACTCATTCTAATCCGTTCGAGCTAACGATTGCCGTGCTTTTGTCTGCTCAATGTACGGATGCGCTTGTAAATAAAGTAACTCCGAATTTATTCGCTAAATACAAAACCCCGCAAGATTATTTGAACGTCCCGCTTGAAGAGCTGGAGCAGGATATTCGAAGCATTGGATTATACCGCAATAAAGCGAAAAACATTCAGAAGCTTGCCCGCTTGCTGCTCGATGAATACGGCGGGGAAATTCCAGAGACGCATGTCGATCTCGTCCGCCTGCCAGGGGTAGGGCGCAAGACGGCGAATGTCGTCGTATCAACCGCATTCGGCGTTCCGGCAATCGCTGTTGATACGCATGTAGAGCGCGTCTCGAAGCGTCTCGGTATCGCGCGTTGGAAGGATACGCCTGTTCAAGTGGAGGAGACGCTGATGAAGCGAGTGCCACAGGAAGAGTGGAGCTTGACGCACCATCGGATGATTTTCTTCGGGCGTTATCACTGCAAGGCGCAAAATCCACAGTGTCAGGTGTGTCCGCTAGTTGACCTGTGCCGAGAAGGAAAGAAAAGAATGAAAGAGAAAGTGAAAAACAATTAA
- a CDS encoding phosphatase PAP2 family protein: MDALLSFDRWLFYWLNTQLYSPVLDPLMILATRISDKGIFWFIVAFVLLWQRRRLGLRPGVTLLVGIGIGGVLENIFKPLISRPRPPLVEDTVRQLVELPISHSFPSGHAVSSFVSMYVLYRLFPRTLWWALPCALIMSYSRIYVGVHYPLDVVAGALIGIMAGMITMRLPIRKLAYRIVPHIPIVRRFIILPTPDNIPSVPLRHPKVVQREEEKRTN; encoded by the coding sequence ATGGACGCATTACTTTCGTTTGACAGATGGCTTTTTTACTGGCTGAACACACAACTGTATAGCCCTGTTCTTGATCCACTTATGATACTCGCTACTCGCATTAGTGACAAAGGAATTTTCTGGTTTATCGTCGCGTTTGTTCTTCTCTGGCAGCGCCGCAGACTGGGCCTTCGTCCAGGTGTAACCTTGCTTGTCGGGATCGGTATCGGTGGCGTTCTCGAAAATATTTTTAAACCGCTCATTTCAAGACCTCGTCCACCACTTGTGGAGGATACAGTTCGCCAGCTTGTTGAGTTGCCGATCTCTCATTCCTTCCCATCCGGTCATGCGGTCTCTTCTTTTGTTTCTATGTATGTTCTATACCGATTATTCCCGCGTACGCTCTGGTGGGCACTGCCATGTGCACTGATTATGTCGTATTCGCGCATCTATGTAGGCGTTCATTATCCGCTTGATGTAGTAGCGGGAGCGTTGATCGGCATTATGGCCGGCATGATTACCATGCGTCTCCCGATTCGTAAGCTGGCCTACCGGATTGTACCACATATCCCGATTGTTCGGCGTTTCATTATACTTCCAACTCCCGACAATATCCCTTCTGTACCTCTTCGACACCCCAAAGTGGTACAGAGGGAAGAAGAGAAAAGAACGAATTAA
- a CDS encoding long-chain-fatty-acid--CoA ligase, whose translation MTLVDNLVRGATDYPMRAAYIYNGNETTYEELYEHVRDTASYLAQTGIGPGDHVALLLGNSPEFVIAYYGILLSGAAVVPINPLYTPHEMLFILRDSGVRMAIAASVLLPAFEGVRSQLPELEMVVLVGVDECSVPWAVPFPKMMAHTNPEWTPPVVDGGDRAVILYTSGTTGTPKGAILTHRNMASNADSISEYLGVYTKDKFVAVLPMFHVFCMTVCLNAPIANGATILIAPRFSPKPLIELIEEQQATIFAGVPTMYNFMMQQSDVSASALSSLRICVSGGAAMPVALLHGFEKRFNKVISEGYGLSEAAPVTAFNPVEGVRKPGSVGVDIPGVTNKVVDAEGGELARGEVGELIVQGPNVMEGYLNLPEETALALRNGWLYTGDMAYMDEDGYVFIVDRKKDMILVGGYNVYPREVEEVLYTHPLVMEAAVIGVPDERFGERIQAYVVRKDESLTEDELREHCSRDLARYKVPRDIIFMEELPKNTTGKILRRSLKDQIVK comes from the coding sequence GTGACATTAGTAGACAATCTTGTGCGTGGTGCGACTGATTATCCGATGCGAGCTGCTTATATATATAACGGGAATGAAACGACGTATGAGGAATTATATGAACACGTACGGGATACAGCTTCCTATCTGGCGCAAACAGGGATTGGGCCTGGGGATCATGTGGCGCTTTTGCTCGGTAACTCACCGGAATTTGTCATTGCGTATTATGGGATTTTGCTATCGGGTGCCGCGGTTGTGCCGATCAATCCCTTGTATACGCCGCATGAGATGCTATTTATTTTGCGTGATAGCGGCGTACGAATGGCCATTGCTGCATCTGTGCTTTTGCCTGCATTCGAGGGAGTACGCTCGCAGCTCCCTGAGTTGGAGATGGTTGTGTTGGTAGGTGTAGATGAATGTTCTGTGCCGTGGGCAGTGCCGTTTCCTAAAATGATGGCGCATACAAATCCGGAGTGGACGCCTCCAGTTGTAGATGGGGGAGATCGAGCTGTCATTTTGTACACGTCCGGCACGACTGGAACACCGAAGGGAGCCATTCTTACGCACCGGAATATGGCATCGAACGCGGATTCGATTTCTGAATATTTAGGCGTTTATACAAAAGATAAGTTTGTGGCGGTGCTGCCGATGTTTCACGTCTTCTGCATGACGGTTTGCTTGAACGCGCCGATTGCGAATGGCGCGACGATACTGATTGCGCCGCGTTTCAGTCCGAAACCGCTCATCGAGCTGATCGAGGAGCAACAGGCTACTATCTTCGCGGGAGTGCCAACGATGTATAACTTCATGATGCAGCAGTCAGATGTATCCGCATCGGCGCTATCTTCGCTTCGCATCTGCGTATCCGGCGGTGCCGCCATGCCGGTCGCGCTGCTGCACGGATTCGAGAAGCGGTTCAACAAGGTCATATCGGAAGGGTACGGACTGTCGGAAGCGGCTCCGGTCACGGCATTTAATCCGGTGGAGGGTGTGCGAAAACCGGGTTCGGTCGGGGTAGATATTCCAGGGGTTACGAATAAGGTGGTCGATGCGGAAGGAGGGGAGCTTGCGCGAGGGGAAGTTGGGGAATTGATCGTACAGGGGCCGAATGTAATGGAGGGGTATTTGAATCTGCCGGAAGAGACAGCACTTGCTCTGCGTAATGGGTGGCTCTACACGGGTGATATGGCGTATATGGATGAGGATGGGTATGTGTTCATTGTGGATCGCAAAAAAGACATGATTCTCGTCGGCGGCTACAATGTGTACCCGCGTGAAGTGGAAGAAGTGCTGTACACGCACCCTCTTGTCATGGAAGCGGCGGTCATCGGTGTGCCGGATGAGCGATTCGGGGAACGGATACAGGCGTATGTTGTACGAAAGGACGAATCTTTGACAGAAGACGAGCTGCGCGAACATTGCAGCCGTGATCTGGCTCGTTATAAAGTGCCGAGGGATATTATTTTCATGGAAGAGCTTCCGAAGAACACAACGGGCAAAATTTTGCGCCGTTCCTTGAAAGACCAGATTGTAAAGTAA
- the pepF gene encoding oligoendopeptidase F: MAETTQKTLPKRSEVKQENKWKLEDMFPSDAAWEDEYKQVQQHIEEMGHYKGKLAQSPSVLADCLKTYEKLGLAMERVYVYARMRRDEDNTNTTYQGMTDRAGSLNVSVSSATSFLVPEILAMPEEKLEDYIADPVLASHTFYLKEIKRQKAHVLSAIEEQIVAQAGELAQAPQTIFGMINNADMVFPTITDEHGNDVQITHGRYIQLMESQDRRVRQEAFKAVYDTYGKQKNTIAATLNASVKKDVFYARIRKYPSALAASLDDDNISTDVYTNLIQAVRDNLPAMHRYVSLRKKLLGVDELHMYDLYVPMVGEVKMDIPYTEAVRLVKEGLKPLGSEYGHVLDEAFTSGWVDVYENEGKTSGAYSWGAYGTHPYVLMNYHNNVNNLFTLAHEMGHAMHSYYSDKTQPYMDAQYKIFVAEVASTLNESLLMDYMLKNTKDPRQKMYLLNHYLEQFRGTVYRQTMFAEFEKLTHEKVEAGEPLTPETLCSMYYDLNKDYYGPDMVIDEDIKMEWARIPHFYNEFYVYQYATGFSAATALSQQILGEGEPAVKRYLNFLSSGGSDYPIELLRKAGVDMASPEPVVQGLAVFARLLDEMEKLAEEVGK, translated from the coding sequence ATGGCTGAAACGACTCAAAAAACACTCCCGAAACGGTCAGAAGTCAAGCAGGAAAACAAGTGGAAGCTTGAAGATATGTTCCCATCGGATGCGGCATGGGAAGACGAATATAAGCAGGTACAGCAGCACATTGAGGAGATGGGTCACTATAAGGGGAAACTAGCACAATCACCTTCAGTGCTTGCCGACTGCTTAAAAACATATGAGAAGCTGGGTCTCGCCATGGAGCGGGTATACGTATATGCCCGTATGCGTCGGGACGAAGACAATACAAATACAACATATCAGGGTATGACGGACCGTGCTGGCTCATTAAATGTCAGCGTGTCCAGTGCCACATCGTTCCTCGTTCCAGAGATCCTAGCGATGCCGGAAGAAAAACTTGAGGACTATATTGCAGATCCCGTACTTGCATCGCATACGTTCTATTTAAAAGAAATCAAACGTCAAAAAGCACATGTCTTAAGTGCGATTGAAGAACAGATCGTCGCGCAGGCAGGTGAGCTGGCGCAGGCACCGCAGACGATTTTTGGGATGATCAACAATGCCGATATGGTATTCCCGACGATTACGGATGAACATGGGAACGATGTGCAGATCACGCACGGTCGCTACATTCAATTGATGGAAAGCCAGGACCGCCGCGTGCGTCAGGAAGCGTTCAAGGCGGTGTATGATACGTACGGCAAGCAGAAAAATACAATTGCGGCTACCCTGAATGCAAGCGTCAAAAAAGACGTATTTTACGCACGTATTCGTAAATATCCATCGGCACTGGCGGCGTCACTTGATGATGACAACATCTCAACTGATGTGTATACGAACTTGATCCAGGCTGTACGTGATAACTTGCCAGCGATGCATCGCTACGTGTCACTTCGCAAAAAATTGCTCGGTGTCGATGAATTGCATATGTATGACTTGTATGTACCGATGGTCGGCGAAGTGAAAATGGACATTCCGTACACAGAAGCCGTCCGTCTTGTTAAAGAAGGACTTAAGCCGCTCGGTAGTGAGTACGGGCATGTGCTTGATGAAGCGTTCACATCTGGCTGGGTTGATGTATACGAGAACGAAGGGAAAACAAGTGGTGCGTATTCCTGGGGAGCATACGGTACCCATCCGTATGTGCTGATGAACTACCATAACAATGTGAACAACTTGTTTACACTCGCTCATGAGATGGGCCATGCGATGCACAGCTATTACAGTGATAAAACACAACCATATATGGACGCGCAGTACAAAATTTTTGTGGCAGAAGTAGCTTCCACACTGAATGAATCGCTTCTTATGGATTACATGCTTAAAAACACGAAAGACCCGCGCCAGAAAATGTATCTGCTTAATCATTACCTCGAACAATTCCGTGGCACGGTATACCGCCAGACGATGTTTGCGGAATTCGAGAAGCTGACACATGAGAAGGTAGAAGCGGGCGAACCGCTCACACCGGAAACACTGTGCAGCATGTACTACGATTTGAATAAAGATTACTATGGTCCGGATATGGTCATCGACGAAGATATTAAAATGGAATGGGCACGTATTCCGCATTTCTATAACGAATTTTACGTGTATCAGTACGCGACCGGATTCTCCGCGGCTACAGCCCTGTCCCAGCAAATCCTCGGCGAAGGCGAGCCTGCGGTGAAACGCTACTTGAACTTCCTATCAAGCGGCGGCTCCGATTATCCAATCGAACTGCTGCGTAAAGCTGGAGTCGATATGGCATCTCCTGAGCCAGTCGTCCAAGGACTCGCGGTATTCGCTCGTCTGCTCGATGAGATGGAGAAACTCGCCGAAGAGGTTGGTAAGTAA
- a CDS encoding acyl-CoA dehydrogenase family protein produces the protein MSVQHTIPKGGQFILEEVDFQSVFTPEDLNDEQKMIARMTRDFIEGEVEPHAEEIEKLNYELTVKLLRQAGELGLLGADVPEAYGGAALDKISSSLIGESMVRGGSFALSHGAHVGIGTLPIVFFGTPEQKAQYLPALTTGEKVAAYCLTEPSSGSDALGAKTTAILNLEGTHYILNGTKQYITNAGFADVFIVYAKIDGEKFTAFIVEKEFSGVSTGPEEKKMGIKGSSTCPLILEDVAVPVENVLGEIGKGHQIAFNILNVGRYKLGVGAVGTSKWAIELAVKYAKERKQFNTPIINFPLLRNKVADMTIRTYVNESMVYRTGGYLDCATANLNLETYAAAEAAKAIEEHAIEHSIVKVFASEALDFVADEGVQMHGGYGYIAEYKIEQIYRDSRINRIFEGTNEINRLLIPDTLLKRAMQGRLPLMAKLQQLQKELAGYMPPLDLSETSGLLEAETSMLASAKKIFLMVGGAAVQKYMQKIEGEQEILENLSNLLITIYALESALLRAKKTAVNRGEAAARMQVQMTQAYFRDVWSDLEAWTKETLLAVSEGDTLRTQLSILKKLLRMPPVNTIALKRSIAARIVEVEQYTAGVK, from the coding sequence ATGAGCGTACAGCATACCATTCCAAAAGGCGGTCAGTTTATTCTTGAGGAGGTAGATTTTCAGTCTGTGTTCACACCGGAAGATCTGAATGATGAGCAGAAAATGATTGCGCGTATGACGCGCGACTTCATTGAAGGCGAAGTGGAACCGCACGCAGAAGAGATCGAGAAGCTTAATTATGAATTGACAGTGAAGCTGCTCAGGCAGGCGGGCGAGCTCGGTCTGCTTGGAGCGGATGTCCCGGAAGCGTATGGTGGTGCGGCGCTTGATAAGATTAGTTCGAGTCTCATTGGGGAAAGCATGGTGCGCGGTGGCTCGTTTGCCTTAAGTCATGGGGCACACGTTGGCATTGGTACATTGCCCATCGTATTTTTTGGCACGCCGGAACAGAAGGCACAGTATTTGCCGGCATTGACAACCGGAGAAAAAGTGGCGGCCTATTGTCTGACCGAACCATCTTCCGGCTCTGATGCACTCGGTGCGAAGACGACAGCCATTCTGAATCTAGAGGGTACTCATTACATTTTGAATGGTACGAAGCAGTACATTACGAACGCCGGATTTGCTGATGTATTCATCGTGTATGCAAAAATCGACGGCGAGAAGTTTACCGCCTTTATCGTAGAAAAAGAGTTTTCGGGGGTGAGCACCGGACCGGAAGAGAAGAAAATGGGGATCAAAGGTTCATCTACCTGCCCGCTCATTCTCGAAGATGTGGCGGTGCCAGTGGAAAATGTCCTTGGTGAGATCGGGAAGGGGCATCAGATCGCCTTTAATATTTTGAACGTTGGGCGCTATAAGCTTGGCGTTGGTGCAGTCGGCACGTCCAAATGGGCGATTGAGCTAGCTGTGAAATATGCGAAAGAGCGCAAACAATTCAATACGCCGATCATCAACTTTCCGCTCCTGCGTAATAAAGTGGCAGATATGACGATTCGTACGTATGTAAACGAAAGCATGGTCTACCGCACCGGTGGGTACCTCGACTGTGCAACTGCAAACTTGAACTTGGAGACGTATGCGGCGGCGGAAGCAGCAAAGGCAATCGAAGAGCATGCGATCGAACATTCGATTGTCAAAGTGTTTGCATCGGAGGCACTTGATTTTGTAGCAGATGAAGGTGTGCAGATGCACGGTGGCTATGGTTATATTGCTGAGTACAAGATCGAGCAGATTTACCGTGACTCCCGGATTAATCGTATTTTTGAAGGGACGAACGAGATCAACCGACTGCTCATTCCAGACACTCTGTTGAAACGTGCGATGCAAGGTCGACTCCCGCTGATGGCAAAGCTGCAACAATTACAGAAGGAGTTAGCTGGCTATATGCCGCCACTTGATCTGAGTGAGACATCCGGACTTCTTGAAGCGGAAACAAGTATGCTTGCGTCTGCTAAGAAAATCTTCCTCATGGTTGGCGGAGCAGCTGTGCAGAAATATATGCAGAAAATTGAGGGCGAACAGGAGATTCTTGAGAATCTGTCTAATCTGCTGATTACGATTTACGCGCTGGAATCAGCCTTGCTCCGCGCGAAAAAGACGGCTGTAAATCGCGGGGAAGCAGCAGCGCGTATGCAGGTTCAGATGACGCAGGCGTACTTCCGCGATGTATGGAGTGATCTCGAAGCATGGACGAAAGAAACGTTGCTTGCGGTGAGTGAAGGCGATACGCTGCGCACTCAGCTCTCGATCCTCAAAAAATTGCTGCGCATGCCACCGGTAAATACGATTGCGCTTAAACGTAGCATTGCAGCACGCATCGTGGAGGTCGAACAGTATACGGCGGGAGTGAAGTAG
- a CDS encoding YitT family protein: MTWQRLRPFVFITIGGFLYSIAVNLFFVSNKLAQGGVTGISLLLHYMFNTPVGLFIILLNIPVFILGYIILGKGFLLRSAYGMIAVSVLIDVTASWKVPPLENVILAPLYGGIIAGIGMGLVFRVGGTLGGGDIIARVLQQKFHNIDLGKFLFGIDFTIIAISALVVTVEKAMLTIVAVYVASRVVDLILSGSQKQRSVIIISSKPDEITAQIHQHLVRGVTMLHSMGGYSRREGEVLLVVVQLYEMDRLRRIVSEVDERAFILAFEAKEVQGEGFSFPSPARQHLEP, from the coding sequence ATGACTTGGCAGCGTTTGCGTCCATTTGTATTTATTACAATTGGTGGATTTTTGTATTCGATTGCTGTGAATTTGTTTTTTGTCAGCAATAAGCTTGCGCAAGGGGGCGTCACCGGGATTTCGCTTCTGTTGCATTACATGTTTAATACCCCGGTTGGGTTGTTTATTATCCTGTTGAATATCCCGGTCTTTATTCTCGGATATATTATACTCGGTAAAGGATTTTTGTTGCGCAGTGCTTATGGGATGATTGCTGTATCGGTTCTGATCGATGTGACAGCATCATGGAAAGTTCCACCGCTTGAGAACGTTATCCTCGCTCCACTATATGGCGGCATTATTGCCGGAATCGGGATGGGGCTTGTGTTCCGTGTAGGTGGTACATTAGGTGGCGGTGATATTATCGCACGAGTGTTACAACAAAAGTTTCACAACATTGATCTTGGTAAGTTTTTGTTCGGGATTGATTTTACGATCATCGCGATTTCTGCGCTTGTGGTGACGGTAGAGAAAGCGATGCTTACCATTGTGGCGGTGTACGTTGCCTCTCGTGTCGTGGATCTCATTCTGTCTGGCTCTCAGAAGCAGCGAAGTGTCATTATTATTTCTAGCAAGCCGGATGAGATTACGGCACAGATTCACCAGCATTTGGTGCGTGGTGTGACCATGTTGCATTCGATGGGTGGCTATTCACGTCGGGAAGGAGAAGTGCTGCTTGTCGTCGTGCAGTTGTATGAAATGGATCGGTTGCGCCGCATTGTCAGTGAGGTAGATGAGCGAGCCTTTATTTTGGCGTTCGAGGCTAAGGAAGTACAGGGAGAAGGATTTAGCTTTCCATCTCCTGCTAGACAGCATCTTGAACCATAG